The following are encoded together in the Macadamia integrifolia cultivar HAES 741 chromosome 10, SCU_Mint_v3, whole genome shotgun sequence genome:
- the LOC122090987 gene encoding thioredoxin-like protein 4B — protein MSFLFTTLTKKQEVDSIIRDTIDKVLVLRFGRASDAVCLQLDDILSKSSREVSKFATIALVDIDSKEIQVYVKYFDITLIPSTIFFFNAQHMKMDSGTADHTKWVGAFQRKQDFLDVVEEIFRGAMKGKLIVTCPLPPERIPKFQLLFKDV, from the exons atgagctTCCTATTTACGACACTGACGAAGAAGCAGGAGGTGGACTCTATCATCAGAGACACCATTGACAAAGTTCTTGTGCTTcgctttggcagagcttccgacGCCGTCTGTCTCCAGCTTGACGATATT CTATCAAAATCATCACGGGAGGTTTCCAAATTTGCAACTATAGCGTTGGTAGATATTGACTCAAAAGAGATTCAGGTTTATGTCAAGTATTTTGACATTACTTTGATACcatcaacaatttttttcttcaatgccCAACACATGAAGATGGATTCAGG GACTGCAGATCATACTAAATGGGTTGGTGCTTTTCAAAGGAAACAGGACTTCCTTGATGTTGTGGAG GAAATATTTAGAGGAGCCATGAAAGGCAAGCTGATTGTGACTTGCCCCCTACCACCAGAGAGAATACCCAAATTCCAGCTGTTGTTCAAGGATGTATAA
- the LOC122091562 gene encoding uncharacterized protein LOC122091562 translates to MAKAVGRPVRFDQRTKNVIYGNFARVLVEMEVAAPRPEEIQVERKQPGTANLFVFKQQLIYEDSLRICGFCKKKRGHQLNDYREKKAYDECQNTLDKTGIPGAMYGEDRVNSVTSNSPGRAMRFLERDDHNISNSNLNLNIASHISPSTERGETDHVGEKSIKEASLGEEVQVREETNMESSNSEYEEVSSGPEVDQSGSDSSSKTGSESDQSKNLKEGELNQVGPTPGLAVQQENRVVAPSSQGALRVVTRAKRTGVILGGNRGGLAGRGGHTSSNKVHLGPLQFPLSRMEVARMGVHAVDK, encoded by the exons ATGGCAAAGGCGGTAGGGAGGCCAGTTAGGTTTGACCAACGCACCAAGAATGTAATATATGGAAATTTTGCTCGGGTTTTGGTGGAGATGGAGGTGGCAGCCCCAAGgcctgaagaaattcaagtggaacGCAAGCAACCTGGGACTGCGAACTTATTTGTTTTCAAGCAACAATTGATCTATGAGGACTCATTGCGGATATGTggtttctgcaaaaaaaaaagggggcacCAACTGAATGATTACCGAGAGAAGAAGGCCTATGATGAATGTCAGAACACTTTGGACAAGACTGGGATCCCAGGAGCAATGTATGGGGAAGATAGAGTCAACTCGGTAACGAGTAACTCACCTGGTCGAGCCATGCGTTTTTTGGAAAGAGATGATCACaatatttcaaattccaatttgaatttgaatattgCCTCTCATATCTCTCCTAGTACTGAAAGAGGGGAGACAG ATCATGTGGGGGAGAAATCAATTAAGGAAGCTTCTCTTGGTGAGGAGGTGCAGGTTAGGGAAGAAACAAATATGGAATCCTCTAATTCTGAGTATGAAGAGGTTTCCTCTGGCCCTGAGGTGGACCAATCCGGCTCTGACTCTAGCTCTAAGACTGGTTCGGAATCAGACCAGTCCAAAAATTTGAAGGAAGGGGAATTGAACCAGGTTGGTCCCACACCTGGTCTAGCAGTGCAACAGGAAAATCGTGTTGTAGCACCTTCTTCTCAGGGTGCATTGAGGGTTGTCACCCGTGCTAAGAGAACTGGGGTGATCCTAGGGGGTAACCGTGGAGGACTGGCAGGAAGGGGTGGTCATACCTCCTCCAATAAGGTGCATTTGGGCCCTCTGCAATTTCCATTGAGCAGAATGGAGGTTGCTCGTATGGGGGTACACGCTGTTGACAAATAG